In one Arachis duranensis cultivar V14167 chromosome 9, aradu.V14167.gnm2.J7QH, whole genome shotgun sequence genomic region, the following are encoded:
- the LOC107466628 gene encoding monocopper oxidase-like protein SKU5 produces MLINGKGPYLNPVSKSYETLNVTQGKTYLLRISNVGTFWSFNFRIQNHDMVLVETEGSYVNQLTLKSLDVHVGQSYSVLVTANQDSSAEYYMVASPKLLRDTTNPISLVGVAILHYDNSTIKPNGPLPKGPDPFDLEFSINQAKSIRWNLSTGAARPNPQGTFNVTNVTIVETFILKASMAKINHSSSPRYAVNNVSYLTPDTPLKLADFLVNGSGVYVLDAFPINTSNTNAVSGVFVASAIYKGWTEIVIKNTLDTIDSWHLDGYSFFVVGMGEGEWRAESRSSYNLYDPVARSTVQVFPGGWSALYVYPDNPGMWNLRSQNLNNWFLGEELYVRVYDPDPNPAKEKSPPQNLLLCGKFQPPSPAPSVAPTPSPSSNANTPHTPRSLFAIITTAICFFFIGLH; encoded by the exons CAAG GTAAAACATATCTGCTTAGGATATCAAATGTAGGGACATTTTGGAGCTTCAATTTCAGGATTCAGAACCATGATATGGTTTTGGTTGAAACTGAAGGATCTTATGTTAATCAACTAACATTGAAGTCTCTTGATGTTCATGTTGGCCAATCCTACTCTGTCCTTGTCACTGCAAACCAAGATTCTTCTGCTGAATACTACATGGTCGCGTCGCCTAAACTGCTTCGCGACACAACAAATCCTATCTCGCTCGTTGGTGTCGCCATACTTCACTATGATAACTCAACCATAAAGCCTAATGGACCTCTTCCTAAGGGTCCAGATCCTTTTGATCTAGAATTTTCCATCAATCAAGCAAAATCTATTAG GTGGAATCTTAGCACCGGTGCGGCCAGGCCTAATCCACAGGGAACCTTCAACGTTACAAATGTGACAATAGTAGAGACTTTCATTCTAAAGGCATCGATGGCGAAGATAAACCATTCTTCTTCGCCTCGCTATGCTGTAAACAATGTGTCTTACTTAACACCGGATACACCATTGAAGCTTGCTGATTTTCTTGTCAATGGTTCTGGAGTGTATGTTCTGGACGCTTTTCCCATTAACACTTCAAATACCAATGCTGTTAGTGGAGTTTTCGTGGCCAGCGCCATATATAAAGGGTGGACAGAGATAGTGATCAAGAACACCTTGGACACCATCGATTCTTGGCATTTGGATGGATATAGCTTTTTTGTTGTTGG AATGGGAGAAGGAGAATGGAGAGCAGAATCACGGTCAAGTTACAACTTGTATGATCCCGTAGCGAGATCAACGGTGCAGGTGTTCCCAGGAGGGTGGAGTGCATTGTATGTGTACCCTGATAACCCTGGAATGTGGAACTTGAGATCACAGAACTTGAACAACTGGTTCTTGGGTGAAGAGCTCTATGTTAGAGTTTATGATCCTGATCCTAACCCTGCCAAAGAGAAGTCACCGCCACAAAATCTCCTACTATGTG GGAAGTTTCAGCCACCAAGTCCAGCTCCGTCAGTGGCACCAACACCATCCCCATCATCCAACGCAAACACTCCACATACACCAag GTCTCTTTTTGCTATCATCACCACTGCCATATGTTTCTTCTTCATTGGTCTCCATTGA
- the LOC107466639 gene encoding zinc finger protein ZAT5, whose protein sequence is METPEELTLGSKDHTNIVKGKRTKRVRPQSPIPFSITAAEEEGGENNIPSQQQEEEKEDIIYNANANGNTATTSSVGPRDSTEEEEDMANCLILLAQGQSRESPRRPAAVAEEEGGGTSYNKYSSRKFLEAAGVGVGYGGGRTGGYYVYECKTCNRTFPSFQALGGHRASHKKPKAAIPAISIHQERKQPPPLFSSDEEEFQFKNTTANKSSFLQLNTRGNNLYSNNNNKSKVHECSICGAEFTSGQALGGHMRRHRAPVGTNTNTNTNTTLSLTTTTTAAAMEADEEQPKKKTKVLSLDLDLNLPAPEDQDQRESKFAFVSKQPPTQPQPQPQKQQPQTSLVFSTTPALVDCHY, encoded by the coding sequence ATGGAAACACCAGAGGAACTCACCTTGGGTTCCAAAGACCATACCAACATCGTCAAAGGCAAGAGAACAAAGAGGGTAAGGCCTCAATCCCCCATCCCCTTCTCCATCACGGcagcagaagaagaaggaggggAGAATAATATACCATcgcaacaacaagaagaagaaaaagaagatattaTTTACAATGCGAATGCGAATGGCAACACAGCAACTACTTCTTCCGTGGGTCCACGAGACAGCACGGAAGAAGAGGAGGACATGGCCAACTGCCTCATCCTGTTAGCACAAGGACAATCCAGGGAATCCCCAAGACGCCCGGCCGCCGtagcagaagaagaaggaggaggaacaAGCTACAACAAGTACAGCAGTAGGAAGTTTCTAGAAGCTGCCGGAGTCGGCGTTGGGTACGGAGGAGGAAGAACAGGAGGATATTATGTATACGAGTGCAAAACATGTAACAGGACATTTCCATCTTTTCAAGCACTTGGTGGACACAGGGCAAGCCACAAGAAACCCAAGGCCGCCATTCCTGCAATCTCCATTCACCAAGAAAGAAAACAACCACCGCCATTGTTCTCCTCCGACGAAGAAGAGTTCCAATTCAAGAACACCACCGCCAACAAATCAAGCTTCCTCCAGTTGAACACAAGAGGGAATAATTTGTAtagcaataacaataacaaatccAAGGTTCACGAATGTTCCATTTGCGGAGCTGAATTTACATCTGGACAGGCACTTGGTGGACATATGAGGCGGCACCGAGCTCCGGTGGGGACTAACACTAACACTAACACTAACACCACGCTTTCGCTGACCACCACCACCACGGCGGCCGCGATGGAAGCAGATGAGGAGCAGCCTAAGAAGAAGACGAAGGTGTTGTCTTTGGATTTGGATCTCAACCTTCCGGCACCGGAAGATCAAGATCAAAGGGAATCCAAGTTTGCCTTTGTATCCAAGCAACCACCAACGCAACCGCAACCGCAACCGCAGAAGCAGCAACCACAAACAAGTCTTGTCTTCTCTACTACACCAGCTTTGGTGGATTGTCATTACTGA